From Mycolicibacterium nivoides, a single genomic window includes:
- a CDS encoding succinic semialdehyde dehydrogenase translates to MPAPSAATFKRLADLVAVPDAATRPTRPVLEAFTGKQLATVPVGTAQDAKDAITRARTAQNGWGDRPVVERSAIFNRYHDLVLQNRDSLMDMAQAETGKSRAAAQEEILDIAMTARYYARVAPKLLRPQRVAGMLPGLTKTVVRYQPKGVVGVISPWNYPMTLAVSDAIAALLAGNAVVLKPDSQTPYCALACVELLYQAGLARDLFAVVPGPGSVVGAALVESSDFVMFTGSTATGRLLAEQAGARLIGFSAELGGKNPMIVMAGADLQEVADAAVRGCYSNSGQLCVSIERIYVEQSIAPEFTRIFGERVTNMTLGAGYEFGIEMGSLISEEQLKAVARHVDDAVAKGATVIAGGKARPDLGPLFYEPTVLTGVPAEAECYRDETFGPLVSIYPVAGVDEAVEQANDTEYGLNASVWAATKSQGEAIAARIRAGTVNVDEGYGPAWGSTGAPMGGMGISGVGRRHGPEGLTKYTEPQTIATTRILNLGGPRGVPPKLWAKILPPVVKALQWIPGR, encoded by the coding sequence ATGCCTGCTCCGTCCGCCGCAACGTTCAAGCGGCTCGCCGACTTGGTCGCCGTCCCCGACGCGGCCACTCGTCCGACACGCCCAGTGCTTGAAGCGTTCACCGGCAAGCAATTGGCCACCGTGCCGGTCGGCACCGCACAGGACGCCAAGGACGCGATCACCCGCGCCCGGACTGCCCAGAACGGCTGGGGCGACCGGCCGGTTGTGGAACGGTCTGCCATATTCAACCGCTACCACGACCTGGTGCTGCAGAACCGCGACTCCCTGATGGACATGGCGCAGGCCGAGACCGGCAAATCACGCGCCGCCGCCCAGGAAGAGATCCTCGACATCGCCATGACCGCTCGGTACTACGCGCGCGTCGCGCCAAAGCTGTTGCGGCCGCAGCGCGTAGCCGGGATGCTGCCGGGCCTGACCAAGACGGTGGTGCGGTATCAGCCCAAGGGCGTCGTTGGGGTGATCTCGCCGTGGAACTACCCGATGACGCTGGCGGTGTCGGACGCTATCGCGGCCCTACTTGCCGGCAACGCTGTGGTGCTCAAACCCGATAGCCAGACCCCGTATTGCGCTTTGGCGTGCGTCGAGCTGCTCTACCAGGCCGGCCTCGCTCGGGATCTGTTCGCCGTGGTCCCCGGGCCTGGTTCTGTGGTGGGCGCCGCCCTGGTGGAGAGCAGCGACTTTGTGATGTTCACCGGGTCCACGGCCACGGGTCGGCTGCTCGCCGAGCAGGCCGGCGCCCGTCTCATCGGCTTCTCGGCCGAGCTGGGTGGCAAGAACCCGATGATCGTGATGGCCGGGGCCGATCTGCAGGAGGTGGCCGACGCCGCCGTGCGCGGCTGCTACTCGAACTCTGGCCAGCTGTGCGTCTCCATCGAACGCATCTACGTCGAGCAGTCGATCGCACCTGAGTTCACCCGAATCTTCGGGGAACGGGTCACCAACATGACGCTGGGTGCGGGCTACGAGTTCGGCATCGAGATGGGTAGCCTCATTTCCGAGGAGCAGCTCAAAGCCGTGGCCAGACACGTCGATGACGCTGTCGCCAAGGGGGCCACCGTGATTGCCGGCGGCAAGGCCCGCCCCGATCTCGGCCCATTGTTCTACGAGCCAACCGTGCTCACCGGCGTTCCCGCCGAAGCCGAGTGCTACCGTGACGAGACCTTCGGACCGCTCGTCTCGATTTACCCGGTCGCAGGCGTCGACGAGGCTGTCGAGCAGGCCAACGACACCGAGTATGGGTTGAACGCCAGCGTGTGGGCGGCCACCAAGAGCCAGGGTGAGGCGATCGCTGCCCGGATCCGCGCCGGCACCGTCAACGTCGACGAAGGCTACGGCCCCGCTTGGGGAAGCACCGGCGCGCCGATGGGCGGCATGGGAATTTCGGGGGTCGGGCGTCGCCACGGCCCTGAGGGCCTGACCAAATACACCGAACC